The following coding sequences are from one Streptomyces sp. NBC_00536 window:
- a CDS encoding PRC-barrel domain-containing protein — MQTEIDPRSLIGRKAFDRNGTKIGTVDEVYLDDATGVPEWAAVRTGLFSRDAFVPLEPSEMVGDTLRVPFERSLIKDAPDFGVGRHLSPEQELQLYHHYGLDVTLPSDFHHGDLGRDRDRDRDFGRLAGEET, encoded by the coding sequence GTGCAGACCGAGATCGATCCGCGCAGCCTGATCGGCCGCAAGGCGTTCGACCGCAATGGAACCAAGATCGGCACCGTGGACGAGGTCTACCTCGACGATGCCACGGGCGTCCCGGAATGGGCCGCCGTACGGACCGGACTCTTCAGCCGGGACGCGTTCGTCCCCCTGGAACCCAGCGAGATGGTGGGCGACACCCTGCGGGTTCCCTTCGAACGCTCCCTGATCAAAGACGCCCCCGACTTCGGGGTCGGCCGCCACCTCTCACCGGAACAGGAGCTCCAGCTCTACCACCACTACGGCCTCGACGTGACCTTGCCGAGTGACTTCCACCACGGTGACCTCGGCCGCGACCGGGACCGCGACCGCGACTTCGGCCGCCTCGCCGGCGAGGAGACCTAG
- a CDS encoding DUF5999 family protein codes for MCQHQPACPSAESADREAAHPVANHPEQGWSLLCNGVLLFEDTGELLPDGQIIAPHRPLAAAQVMKAA; via the coding sequence ATGTGCCAGCACCAGCCAGCCTGCCCGTCAGCCGAGTCAGCCGACCGGGAGGCCGCACATCCCGTGGCCAACCACCCGGAGCAGGGCTGGAGCCTGCTGTGCAACGGCGTCCTGCTCTTCGAGGACACCGGTGAGCTGCTGCCGGACGGCCAGATCATCGCTCCGCACCGCCCGCTCGCGGCGGCGCAGGTGATGAAGGCGGCCTAG
- the gcvP gene encoding aminomethyl-transferring glycine dehydrogenase — MTANRIPLHQLERGIPFEQRHIGPDAEAQAKMLAQVGYGSLDDLTAAAVPDVIKSAEALNLPGARTEAEVLAELRQLADRNQVLTPMIGLGYYGTFTPPVILRNVMENPAWYTAYTPYQPEISQGRLEALLNFQTVVADLTGLPTSGASLLDEGTAAAEAMQLARRVGKVKGGVFLIDADTLPQTIAVIQTRAEPTGVEVVVADLSGGIPAEIAERGVFGVLLQYPGASGAVREIKPVIDQAHGLGAIVTVAADLLALTLLTSPGALGADIAIGTTQRFGVPMGFGGPHAGYMAVQEKHARSLPGRLVGVSVDADGNKAYRLALQTREQHIRREKATSNICTAQVLLAVMAAMYAVYHGPDGLRTIARRTHRYAALLAAGLTAGGVELVHGSYFDTVTARVPGKADGVVAAARAAGVNLYRVDADHVSVSCDETTLRADIDAVWAAFGVTADIEALDEVTADALPEGLLRSDAYLSHPVFHQHRSETAMLRYLRKLSDKDYALDRGMIPLGSCTMKLNATTEMESVTWPEFGQLHPFAPVEQAAGYLTLITELEERLCEVTGYDKVSIQPNAGSQGELAGLLAVRAYHRANGNEQRTICLIPSSAHGTNAASAVMAGMKVVVVKTADDGEVDAADLRAKIEQYRDELAVLMITYPSTHGVFEEHVADICAQVHDAGGQVYVDGANLNALVGLAKPGHFGGDVSHLNLHKTFCIPHGGGGPGVGPVGVRAHLAPYLPNHPLQPTAGPATGVGPISAAPWGSAGILPISWSYVRLMGGEGLKRATQVAVLGANYIAKRLEPHYPVLYTGPGNLVAHECIIDMRPLSKATGVSIDDIAKRLIDYGFHAPTMSFPVAGTLMIEPTESEDLAEIDRFCDAMIAIRAEIERVAGGEWPVDDNPLANAPHTAAALGGEWNHPYTRDEAVFPGGLTAAEKYWPPVRRIDGAFGDRNLVCSCPPLDEYDN; from the coding sequence ATGACCGCCAACCGCATTCCGCTCCACCAGCTGGAGCGAGGCATCCCCTTCGAGCAGCGCCACATCGGCCCGGATGCCGAGGCGCAGGCGAAGATGCTGGCCCAGGTGGGCTACGGCTCCCTGGACGACCTGACCGCCGCCGCGGTGCCGGACGTCATCAAGAGCGCCGAAGCGCTGAACCTCCCCGGGGCCCGCACCGAGGCCGAGGTCCTCGCCGAGCTGCGCCAGCTCGCGGACCGCAACCAGGTCCTGACCCCGATGATCGGCCTCGGTTACTACGGCACCTTCACGCCGCCGGTGATCCTGCGCAACGTCATGGAGAACCCGGCCTGGTACACGGCGTACACGCCGTACCAGCCGGAGATCTCGCAGGGGCGCCTCGAAGCCCTGCTGAACTTCCAGACGGTCGTCGCCGACCTGACCGGACTGCCGACCTCCGGCGCCTCCCTCCTCGACGAGGGGACCGCGGCTGCCGAGGCCATGCAGCTCGCCCGCCGCGTGGGCAAGGTCAAGGGCGGGGTCTTCCTCATCGACGCGGACACGCTGCCGCAGACGATCGCGGTGATCCAGACGCGCGCCGAGCCCACCGGGGTCGAGGTCGTGGTCGCCGACCTGTCCGGGGGCATCCCGGCCGAGATCGCCGAGCGCGGCGTCTTCGGCGTGCTCCTCCAGTACCCGGGCGCCTCCGGCGCGGTCCGCGAGATCAAGCCGGTCATCGACCAGGCGCACGGCCTGGGCGCGATCGTCACCGTCGCCGCCGACCTGCTGGCCCTGACCCTGCTCACCTCCCCGGGCGCCCTCGGCGCGGACATCGCCATCGGCACCACCCAGCGCTTCGGCGTCCCGATGGGCTTCGGCGGTCCGCACGCCGGTTACATGGCGGTCCAGGAGAAGCACGCCCGCTCGCTGCCCGGCCGCCTGGTCGGCGTCTCCGTCGACGCCGACGGGAACAAGGCCTACCGCCTCGCCCTGCAGACCCGCGAGCAGCACATCCGCCGCGAGAAGGCCACCAGCAACATCTGTACCGCGCAGGTGCTGCTCGCCGTCATGGCCGCGATGTACGCGGTCTACCACGGCCCCGACGGCCTGCGGACGATCGCCCGCCGCACCCACCGCTACGCCGCCCTGCTCGCCGCGGGCCTGACGGCCGGCGGGGTCGAGCTGGTCCACGGCTCGTACTTCGACACCGTCACCGCGCGGGTGCCCGGCAAGGCCGACGGGGTCGTGGCCGCCGCCCGCGCGGCCGGGGTCAACCTCTACCGGGTCGACGCCGACCACGTCTCCGTCTCCTGCGACGAGACGACGCTGCGCGCCGACATCGATGCCGTGTGGGCCGCCTTCGGCGTCACCGCGGACATCGAGGCGCTGGACGAGGTCACCGCCGACGCGCTGCCCGAGGGGCTGCTGCGCTCGGACGCCTACCTGAGCCACCCGGTCTTCCACCAGCACCGCTCCGAGACCGCGATGCTGCGCTACCTGCGCAAGCTCTCGGACAAGGACTACGCGCTGGACCGCGGCATGATCCCGCTGGGCTCCTGCACCATGAAGCTCAACGCGACCACCGAGATGGAGTCGGTCACCTGGCCCGAGTTCGGCCAGTTGCACCCCTTCGCTCCGGTCGAGCAGGCCGCGGGCTACCTCACGCTCATCACCGAGCTGGAGGAACGTCTCTGCGAGGTCACCGGCTACGACAAGGTGTCCATCCAGCCCAACGCCGGATCCCAGGGCGAGCTGGCCGGACTCCTCGCCGTACGGGCGTACCACCGGGCGAACGGCAACGAGCAGCGCACCATCTGCCTGATCCCGTCCTCCGCGCACGGCACCAACGCGGCCAGCGCCGTGATGGCCGGCATGAAGGTCGTCGTCGTGAAGACGGCGGACGACGGCGAGGTCGACGCCGCCGACCTGCGCGCCAAGATCGAGCAGTACCGCGACGAACTCGCCGTGCTGATGATCACCTACCCGTCCACGCACGGTGTGTTCGAAGAGCACGTCGCCGACATCTGCGCACAGGTGCACGACGCGGGCGGCCAGGTCTACGTGGACGGCGCCAACCTCAACGCCCTGGTGGGCCTGGCCAAGCCGGGTCACTTCGGCGGCGACGTCTCGCACCTGAACCTGCACAAGACCTTCTGCATCCCGCACGGCGGCGGCGGCCCGGGCGTCGGCCCGGTCGGTGTCCGGGCGCACCTGGCCCCGTACCTGCCCAACCACCCGCTGCAGCCGACCGCCGGTCCGGCGACGGGCGTCGGCCCGATCTCGGCCGCCCCGTGGGGATCGGCCGGCATCCTGCCGATCTCGTGGTCGTACGTGCGCCTGATGGGCGGCGAGGGCCTCAAGCGCGCCACCCAGGTGGCGGTGCTCGGCGCCAACTACATCGCCAAGCGCCTGGAGCCGCACTACCCGGTGCTCTACACCGGCCCGGGCAACCTGGTCGCGCACGAGTGCATCATCGACATGCGCCCGCTGTCCAAGGCCACGGGTGTCAGCATCGACGACATCGCCAAGCGCCTGATCGACTACGGGTTCCACGCGCCGACGATGTCCTTCCCGGTGGCCGGCACGCTGATGATCGAGCCGACCGAGTCCGAGGACCTCGCCGAGATCGACCGGTTCTGCGACGCGATGATCGCGATCCGCGCCGAGATCGAGCGGGTCGCGGGCGGCGAGTGGCCGGTGGACGACAACCCGCTGGCCAACGCCCCGCACACGGCGGCGGCACTGGGCGGCGAGTGGAACCACCCGTACACCCGTGACGAGGCCGTCTTCCCGGGCGGGCTCACGGCCGCCGAGAAGTACTGGCCGCCGGTCCGCCGGATCGACGGCGCCTTCGGCGACCGCAACCTGGTCTGCTCCTGCCCGCCGCTGGACGAGTACGACAACTGA
- a CDS encoding DNA polymerase IV, with product MRAAPTILHLDMDAFYASVEQAAKPSLRGKAVIVGGLGPRGVVATASYEARRFGVHSAMPTAQARRLCPNGAYLIPRFTLYRAVSDLVMARLRALSPLVEPLSLDEAFVDLEAGEAAFDSAGARAAGERLREEIRAATGLSASVGLAGSKMLAKVASEAAKPDGLLLIEPGTERELLAPMSVRTLPGVGPATGEHLRRAGITTVGELAEAGEDELVRMTGRAHGVALYRMALGLDDRPVVAERDAKSVSVEDTFDVDLHDRVRIRGEVQRLAERCVGRLRASGHSGRTIVLKVRRYDFSTLTRSETLRGPTDDPAVVREAAARLLEGVDTTGGVRLLGVGVSGLADYTQEDLFAQAEAEARAEAAEGLDEGGGAEGADGAAGEPVPAEPEGMAESSAGAEPAQERRWPAGTDVRHGEYGPGWVQGSGVGRVTVRFERPGSAPGRVRTFRVDDPELEPSDPLPLVGEHAEDDAGGGTD from the coding sequence GTGAGAGCCGCGCCGACCATCCTGCATCTGGACATGGACGCCTTCTACGCCTCCGTGGAGCAGGCGGCGAAGCCGAGCCTGCGCGGGAAAGCGGTGATCGTCGGCGGGCTCGGTCCGCGCGGGGTGGTCGCGACCGCCTCGTACGAGGCGCGCCGGTTCGGGGTGCATTCGGCGATGCCCACCGCCCAGGCCCGGCGGCTCTGCCCGAACGGCGCCTATCTGATTCCGCGCTTCACCCTGTACCGGGCGGTCAGCGACCTCGTGATGGCGCGGCTGCGCGCGCTGTCGCCGCTGGTGGAGCCGCTCAGCCTGGACGAGGCCTTCGTGGACCTGGAGGCCGGTGAGGCCGCCTTCGACTCGGCCGGAGCGCGCGCGGCGGGGGAGCGGCTGCGGGAGGAGATCCGGGCGGCGACGGGGCTCAGCGCCTCCGTGGGGCTGGCCGGGTCCAAGATGCTGGCCAAGGTGGCCTCGGAGGCCGCCAAGCCGGACGGGCTGCTGCTGATCGAGCCCGGGACCGAGCGGGAGCTGCTGGCGCCCATGTCGGTGCGGACCCTGCCCGGGGTGGGGCCCGCCACGGGGGAGCACCTGCGCCGGGCCGGGATCACCACCGTGGGCGAGCTGGCCGAGGCCGGTGAGGACGAGCTGGTCCGGATGACCGGGCGGGCGCACGGGGTGGCGCTGTACCGGATGGCGCTGGGGCTGGACGACCGGCCGGTGGTGGCGGAGCGGGACGCGAAGTCCGTGTCGGTCGAGGACACCTTCGACGTGGACCTGCACGACCGGGTCCGGATCCGGGGCGAGGTGCAGCGGCTCGCGGAGCGGTGCGTGGGGCGGCTGCGGGCGTCCGGGCACTCCGGGCGGACGATCGTGCTCAAGGTGCGCCGCTACGACTTCTCCACGCTGACCCGCTCGGAGACCCTGCGGGGGCCGACGGACGATCCCGCGGTGGTGCGGGAGGCGGCGGCGCGGCTGCTGGAGGGGGTCGACACCACGGGCGGGGTGCGGCTGCTGGGCGTGGGGGTGTCGGGGCTGGCGGACTACACGCAGGAGGACCTGTTCGCCCAGGCCGAAGCCGAGGCCCGGGCCGAGGCGGCGGAGGGTCTGGACGAGGGGGGCGGGGCCGAGGGGGCCGACGGGGCCGCGGGGGAGCCCGTACCGGCCGAGCCGGAGGGGATGGCGGAGTCATCGGCCGGGGCCGAACCCGCGCAGGAGCGGAGATGGCCGGCGGGGACCGACGTACGGCACGGGGAGTACGGGCCGGGCTGGGTCCAGGGCAGCGGGGTGGGGAGGGTCACCGTCCGCTTCGAGCGGCCCGGATCGGCTCCGGGCCGGGTGCGCACCTTCCGGGTGGACGACCCCGAGCTGGAGCCGTCCGATCCGCTGCCGCTGGTCGGGGAACATGCCGAAGATGACGCGGGAGGAGGGACGGACTAG